A window of Jannaschia sp. M317 contains these coding sequences:
- a CDS encoding ATP-binding protein has translation MAHDIRAAVSDVIGGLRLIEPEDLPEATREQLGRVHVASELLARLVEEMLLGAPGDAEDAEVGILNLHRFLDDELRRWHGAARPTGTRVSFDRDPDLPEVVRLNGLHLRRVIANLMGNALRHAPGGSVTLGAELYRDRTLSICVSDDGPGFPIDLLPRLFDPETRGGSAPGTGMGLHIASAHAEGLGGKLAARNLATGGAQVTLTIPAHIWEREVEPAPGDLPDLTGRRVLVADDSATNQTLLRGILARLGAECETAGDGIEALNWLSRERFDMALVDLEMPRLGGLDVIRSERERQARGIAPPMLMVAMTAYVLRDNREAILEAGADGILAKPLAGIETVAKILHQFLEDAPDPDDWAPERAPALSAITLAELMAAAGPDQGDVLLTRLKQDLALVDMDLSAALDGKDLAGIRAQTHVLLSLAGAVGALPTQEAARRVGHLARDGDMEAIAIAVKVCLGRLSELRDELRRTG, from the coding sequence TTGGCCCACGACATCCGCGCCGCCGTGTCCGACGTCATCGGCGGTCTGCGCCTGATCGAACCCGAAGACCTGCCGGAGGCGACCCGCGAACAATTGGGCCGCGTTCATGTGGCGTCCGAATTGCTGGCACGTCTGGTCGAGGAAATGTTGCTGGGGGCCCCCGGCGATGCTGAGGATGCCGAGGTCGGCATTCTCAACCTGCACCGGTTCCTCGATGATGAGCTGCGGCGCTGGCATGGCGCGGCGCGTCCCACCGGCACCCGCGTCAGCTTTGACAGGGACCCGGACCTGCCAGAGGTCGTGCGTCTGAACGGCCTGCACCTGCGCCGGGTCATCGCGAACCTGATGGGCAATGCCCTGCGCCACGCGCCCGGCGGCTCTGTCACCCTTGGGGCGGAGCTGTACCGCGACCGAACGCTCAGCATTTGCGTCAGCGATGACGGGCCGGGCTTTCCCATTGATCTTCTGCCCCGGCTGTTCGACCCGGAAACACGCGGTGGATCTGCCCCCGGCACCGGAATGGGGCTGCACATTGCGTCCGCCCATGCAGAGGGGCTGGGCGGGAAACTTGCCGCGCGCAATCTGGCCACGGGCGGCGCGCAGGTCACCCTGACCATCCCCGCCCACATCTGGGAGCGGGAGGTGGAGCCTGCGCCAGGTGATCTGCCCGATCTCACCGGTCGGCGGGTTCTTGTCGCCGACGACAGCGCCACCAATCAGACCCTGCTGCGCGGCATTCTGGCGCGCCTGGGGGCCGAATGCGAAACTGCGGGCGACGGGATCGAGGCGCTGAACTGGCTGTCGCGGGAACGGTTCGACATGGCGCTGGTCGATCTGGAGATGCCGCGCCTGGGCGGCCTGGACGTCATCCGCTCCGAGAGGGAGCGGCAGGCGCGCGGCATTGCGCCGCCGATGTTGATGGTCGCGATGACAGCCTACGTCCTGCGCGACAACCGCGAAGCGATCCTGGAGGCGGGGGCGGACGGCATTCTGGCCAAACCCCTGGCCGGGATCGAAACCGTGGCCAAGATCCTGCACCAATTCCTGGAAGACGCCCCGGACCCGGACGATTGGGCGCCCGAGCGTGCCCCGGCGCTAAGCGCGATCACCCTTGCGGAACTGATGGCCGCTGCCGGGCCGGACCAGGGTGACGTTCTGCTGACCCGGCTCAAGCAGGATCTGGCGCTGGTGGACATGGATCTTTCGGCGGCGTTAGACGGCAAGGATCTGGCGGGTATTCGGGCGCAGACCCACGTGCTGTTGTCGCTGGCCGGGGCCGTGGGGGCCTTGCCCACGCAAGAGGCGGCGCGGCGTGTCGGTCACCTGGCCCGCGATGGCGACATGGAGGCCATCGCCATCGCGGTCAAAGTCTGTCTGGGTCGCCTGAGCGAATTGCGCGACGAGTTGCGCCGCACCGGGTGA
- a CDS encoding bifunctional alpha/beta hydrolase/OsmC family protein, translated as MPTERFTFTGHDGSQLAARLDLPEGPTGATALMAHCFTCGKDIPAARRIATRLAAMGIAVLRFDFTGLGHSEGEFENTSFTSNVADLTAAAAALAARGMPPAILIGHSLGGAAVLRAAGSIDSLKAVVTIGAPFDPGHVTHNFGGALDDIARDGAAEVKLGGRKLRIGRGFVEDVEGQNLTDAIRTMNRALLVLHAPRDEIVGIENATRIFIEAKHPKSFVTLDDADHLITRAKDAEYAADVIGAWVTKYVDVTRPAPPIGAPEGVTRVSEADPNGYAQDIVAGGIHHLKADEPAAYGGTNLGMSPYQLLAASLGSCTTMTLRMYARRKKWPLEHVSVDVTHDRMHAQDAPSASERIDRFRREITIKGRLDADQRARLLEIADKCPVHRTLETGAQVETVLVEAQAEEMA; from the coding sequence ATGCCGACCGAACGTTTCACATTTACCGGCCATGACGGCAGCCAACTGGCCGCCCGGCTGGACCTGCCCGAAGGCCCCACCGGCGCGACCGCGCTGATGGCCCACTGCTTTACCTGCGGCAAGGACATCCCCGCCGCGCGCCGCATCGCCACGCGCCTGGCCGCAATGGGGATCGCCGTCCTGCGGTTTGACTTTACCGGGCTTGGGCATTCGGAAGGAGAGTTCGAGAACACGTCCTTTACCTCCAACGTGGCCGACCTGACTGCCGCCGCCGCCGCCCTGGCCGCGCGGGGCATGCCACCCGCCATCCTGATCGGCCATTCGCTGGGCGGGGCCGCCGTTTTGCGTGCGGCGGGTTCCATCGACAGCCTGAAGGCCGTGGTGACCATCGGTGCCCCGTTTGACCCCGGCCACGTCACCCACAACTTTGGCGGAGCCCTGGACGACATTGCCCGCGACGGGGCCGCCGAGGTCAAACTGGGCGGGCGCAAGCTGCGCATCGGTCGCGGCTTTGTCGAGGACGTGGAAGGCCAGAACCTGACCGATGCCATCCGCACCATGAACCGCGCCCTGCTGGTCCTGCACGCCCCCCGAGATGAAATCGTCGGCATCGAGAACGCGACGCGCATCTTCATCGAGGCCAAGCACCCCAAAAGCTTCGTCACGCTCGACGATGCGGATCACCTGATCACCCGTGCCAAGGATGCGGAATATGCCGCCGATGTCATCGGGGCCTGGGTCACGAAATACGTCGACGTCACCCGCCCCGCCCCACCCATCGGTGCCCCCGAGGGTGTCACCCGCGTGTCCGAAGCAGACCCCAACGGCTATGCCCAGGACATCGTCGCGGGCGGCATTCATCACCTCAAGGCCGATGAACCGGCGGCCTACGGCGGCACCAATCTTGGCATGTCCCCCTATCAGCTGCTGGCCGCCTCGCTGGGGTCCTGCACGACGATGACGCTGCGGATGTATGCACGGCGCAAGAAATGGCCCCTGGAACACGTGTCGGTCGACGTCACGCATGACCGCATGCACGCCCAGGACGCGCCGTCCGCGTCCGAGCGGATCGATCGCTTCCGCCGCGAAATCACCATCAAGGGCAGGCTGGACGCCGACCAACGCGCGCGTTTGCTGGAAATCGCGGACAAATGCCCCGTCCACCGGACCCTGGAAACCGGGGCGCAGGTCGAAACGGTTCTGGTCGAGGCCCAGGCCGAGGAAATGGCCTGA
- the gltX gene encoding glutamate--tRNA ligase, whose product MSETVTRFAPSPTGHIHVGNLRTALMNWMIARKSGGTFILRLDDTDPERSKDEYADAIREDLEWLGLTWDREERQSARLDRYAAAAEEMRASGRLYEAFETPVELDLKRKKQLNMGKPPVYDRAALALSDAEKDRLRAERGGHWRFKLDQERIEWTDGILGPLSIDAASVSDPVLIRGDGQVLYTIASVVDDTDMGVTHVVRGSDHVTNTATQIQIMAALGHGHPTFAHHSLLTGPKGEALSKRLGTLSLRDLRAAGIEPMALLSQMARLGSSRAVELAETPDELAANFDLDSFGVAPTKFDEADLRPLTANYLQRLPLSAVAGQVSAMGVPDALADRFWTVVRDNIGTRAEMADWWRVISEGATPEIDAEDSDFVRQALNLLPEAPWTEATWGEWTSAVKEATGRKGKGLFKPLRLAMTGTDRGPDMASLMPLLQKKPNL is encoded by the coding sequence ATGTCCGAGACCGTCACCCGCTTTGCCCCCTCGCCCACGGGGCACATCCACGTAGGCAACCTGCGCACCGCGCTGATGAACTGGATGATCGCCCGCAAATCCGGCGGCACCTTCATCCTGCGCCTCGACGACACCGATCCGGAGCGGTCGAAGGACGAATATGCCGACGCCATCCGCGAAGACCTGGAATGGCTGGGCCTGACCTGGGACCGGGAGGAGCGGCAGTCGGCCCGCCTGGACCGCTACGCCGCCGCCGCCGAAGAGATGCGTGCCTCGGGCCGTCTGTACGAGGCGTTCGAAACCCCGGTCGAACTGGATCTGAAACGCAAGAAACAGCTGAACATGGGCAAGCCGCCGGTCTACGACCGTGCCGCGCTGGCCTTGTCGGACGCGGAAAAGGACCGCCTGCGCGCCGAACGTGGCGGCCACTGGCGGTTCAAACTGGACCAGGAACGCATCGAATGGACCGATGGCATCCTCGGCCCGCTCAGCATCGACGCGGCCTCGGTCTCGGATCCGGTGCTGATCCGGGGCGATGGGCAGGTTCTTTATACGATCGCATCGGTCGTCGATGACACCGATATGGGCGTGACCCACGTGGTGCGCGGGTCGGACCATGTGACCAACACGGCCACGCAGATTCAGATCATGGCCGCGCTTGGCCACGGCCACCCGACATTTGCCCACCATTCCCTGCTGACCGGCCCAAAGGGCGAGGCATTGTCCAAGCGGCTTGGCACGCTGTCCCTGCGCGACCTGCGCGCGGCTGGGATCGAACCGATGGCCCTGCTGTCGCAGATGGCCCGGCTTGGGTCGTCGCGCGCCGTCGAACTGGCGGAAACGCCCGACGAGCTGGCGGCGAATTTCGACCTGGACAGCTTTGGCGTGGCCCCCACCAAGTTCGACGAGGCCGACCTGCGCCCGCTGACGGCCAACTACCTGCAGCGGTTGCCGCTGTCGGCCGTTGCCGGACAGGTCAGCGCGATGGGTGTGCCCGACGCCCTGGCCGACCGGTTCTGGACCGTGGTGCGCGACAACATCGGAACCCGCGCGGAAATGGCCGATTGGTGGCGCGTCATCTCCGAAGGGGCCACGCCCGAGATCGACGCCGAGGATAGCGACTTCGTCCGGCAGGCGTTGAACCTGCTGCCCGAGGCCCCCTGGACCGAAGCGACCTGGGGTGAGTGGACCTCCGCCGTCAAGGAGGCGACAGGCCGCAAGGGCAAGGGCCTGTTCAAACCACTGCGCCTTGCGATGACGGGCACCGATCGGGGTCCCGATATGGCCAGCCTGATGCCCCTGCTGCAAAAGAAGCCAAACCTCTGA
- a CDS encoding MBL fold metallo-hydrolase: MNLSRRAALGATAALPFTAALPALAAAPKKDAMIQNVRRFGLGDLEVTTLLANTVTNPNDPQTIFGMNVDAQTFLAASEAAFIPSDVNQFFFTPTLVNTGDNLVLFDTGQSGDGIAKVIEEAGYATGDVDTVIITHMHGDHIGGLMRDGSPTFENASYVTGQAEYDAWAAQDNDGFKSNVAPLADRMTFLADGQDALPGITAMAAFGHTPGHMTYRLSSGDKSLLVAADLANHYVWSLANPDWEVRFDMDKAAAAASRRKVLGMLAAERMPMIGYHMPFPAVGYVEARGDGFHWVPESYQMML, translated from the coding sequence ATGAACCTGTCCCGCCGCGCCGCCCTTGGTGCAACCGCCGCCCTGCCGTTCACCGCAGCCCTGCCGGCACTGGCCGCCGCCCCCAAGAAGGACGCGATGATCCAGAACGTCCGTCGTTTCGGCCTGGGCGACCTGGAGGTGACGACCCTGCTGGCCAATACGGTCACCAACCCGAACGATCCGCAGACCATCTTTGGCATGAATGTCGATGCACAGACGTTCCTGGCGGCGTCCGAGGCGGCGTTCATCCCGTCGGACGTCAACCAGTTCTTCTTTACGCCGACACTTGTGAACACGGGCGACAACCTGGTTCTGTTCGACACCGGCCAGTCGGGCGACGGCATCGCCAAGGTCATCGAAGAGGCCGGCTATGCCACGGGTGACGTCGACACCGTGATCATCACCCACATGCACGGCGACCACATCGGCGGTCTGATGCGCGACGGATCCCCCACATTCGAGAACGCGTCCTATGTAACGGGTCAGGCCGAATACGATGCCTGGGCCGCGCAGGACAACGACGGGTTCAAATCGAACGTGGCCCCCTTGGCGGATCGGATGACGTTCCTTGCCGACGGGCAGGACGCGCTGCCGGGTATCACGGCCATGGCGGCCTTTGGGCACACGCCGGGGCACATGACCTATCGCCTGTCGTCCGGCGACAAGTCGCTGTTGGTGGCGGCAGATCTGGCCAACCATTATGTCTGGTCCCTGGCGAACCCAGACTGGGAAGTCCGGTTCGACATGGACAAGGCTGCCGCCGCCGCGTCCCGTCGCAAGGTTCTGGGCATGCTGGCCGCCGAGCGGATGCCGATGATCGGCTATCACATGCCTTTCCCTGCCGTGGGTTATGTCGAAGCGCGGGGCGATGGCTTCCACTGGGTTCCCGAGAGCTATCAGATGATGCTGTGA
- a CDS encoding DUF1801 domain-containing protein, which translates to MPATPEAFFRAQSAPRSEECRTLDALFRRCSGLAPELWPGNKVGYGRYDYTYATGRSGTYLATGFSPRKAALSIYIMPGYADFSDILSRLGPHRMGKSCLYVTRLNRIDTSVLGDLIAAGLSNLRDHWPVRA; encoded by the coding sequence ATGCCCGCAACCCCCGAGGCATTTTTCCGGGCCCAATCCGCGCCCAGATCAGAGGAGTGCCGCACGCTCGACGCGCTTTTTCGACGATGCTCGGGGCTCGCGCCCGAACTCTGGCCAGGCAACAAGGTGGGCTATGGCCGCTACGATTACACCTATGCCACCGGCCGGTCCGGCACATACCTTGCCACAGGCTTCAGCCCCCGCAAGGCAGCGCTCAGCATCTACATCATGCCAGGCTATGCGGATTTCAGCGACATCCTCAGCCGCCTGGGCCCCCATCGCATGGGCAAATCCTGTCTCTACGTCACGCGGCTGAACCGGATCGACACATCCGTCCTGGGTGACCTGATCGCCGCCGGACTGAGCAACCTGCGCGACCATTGGCCGGTGCGCGCCTGA
- a CDS encoding cytidine deaminase, producing MSDTLRDAALAVRENAHAPYSQFKVGAAIRTASGTVYRGCNVENVAYPEGTCAEAGAIAAMCAAGDREVVEVYVVAGSPTPVPPCGGCRQKLAEFGAGDVPVTLATVDGAEQRTTVAALLPGAFDAGHMA from the coding sequence ATGTCCGACACGCTGCGCGACGCCGCGCTCGCCGTGCGCGAAAACGCCCATGCTCCATATTCGCAGTTCAAGGTTGGCGCGGCCATCCGGACCGCGTCCGGCACTGTCTATCGCGGCTGCAATGTCGAAAACGTGGCCTACCCCGAAGGCACCTGTGCCGAGGCCGGGGCCATCGCCGCGATGTGCGCGGCGGGCGACCGCGAAGTGGTCGAGGTTTATGTCGTCGCAGGATCCCCCACGCCGGTTCCGCCCTGCGGTGGCTGTCGTCAGAAGCTGGCGGAATTCGGGGCGGGCGACGTGCCCGTGACCCTGGCCACGGTCGACGGCGCCGAACAACGCACGACCGTCGCCGCCTTGTTGCCCGGCGCGTTTGATGCGGGGCACATGGCTTGA
- a CDS encoding thymidine phosphorylase gives MTIRATLAALRRGAALDGQALADFAEGLADGRVSDAQAGAFAMGICHAPLSPPARAALTRAMRDGGEVLEWDLPGPVIDKHSTGGVGDCVSLILAPALAACGAYVPMISGRGLGHTGGTLDKLAAIPGLRVEMQADELQDIVRRVGCAIVGATADIAPADRRLYAVRDVTGTVESLDLIVASILSKKLAEGLEALVLDVKTGSGAFMADPGAARALAAALVETGQANGVMTSAIVTDMSQPAATSAGNALEVIAAMEALTEPAMRRSQRLVALTKALGGEALALGGLVADADDGAARIEVALTSGAAAEVFGRMIAAQGGPSDFLERWRDRLPAAPVVAELRADRPGVVARIDARALGETVVDLGGGRRREHDRIDPTVGISHLAQLGAVVTEGQPLARIHAADSDAAEDAAAQVAQAIEMAQGAVTPPTLIQETIR, from the coding sequence TTGACCATTCGCGCGACCCTTGCCGCGCTGCGCCGGGGGGCGGCCCTGGATGGGCAGGCTCTGGCTGATTTCGCCGAAGGATTGGCCGACGGGCGCGTGTCTGACGCCCAGGCCGGGGCCTTTGCCATGGGTATTTGCCATGCGCCCTTGTCGCCGCCTGCACGCGCGGCCCTGACGCGGGCGATGCGCGACGGCGGCGAGGTTCTGGAATGGGATCTGCCGGGACCGGTCATCGACAAGCATTCGACGGGCGGGGTCGGCGATTGCGTGTCGCTGATCCTGGCCCCGGCGTTGGCCGCCTGCGGGGCCTATGTGCCGATGATTTCCGGCCGGGGATTAGGCCACACGGGTGGCACGCTGGACAAGCTGGCAGCGATTCCGGGCCTGCGGGTCGAAATGCAGGCCGATGAGTTGCAGGACATCGTCCGCCGGGTCGGTTGCGCCATCGTGGGGGCGACGGCGGACATCGCGCCCGCAGATCGGCGTCTGTACGCCGTGCGCGACGTCACGGGGACCGTGGAAAGCCTGGATCTGATCGTCGCGTCGATCCTTTCCAAAAAGCTGGCTGAAGGGTTGGAGGCGCTGGTCCTTGATGTGAAAACCGGGTCCGGCGCGTTCATGGCCGATCCGGGCGCGGCGCGCGCGTTGGCGGCGGCCCTGGTCGAGACGGGTCAGGCCAACGGGGTCATGACCTCGGCCATCGTGACCGACATGTCGCAACCGGCGGCGACCTCGGCCGGCAACGCATTGGAGGTGATTGCCGCGATGGAGGCGCTGACCGAACCGGCCATGCGCCGGTCGCAACGGTTGGTTGCCCTGACCAAGGCGTTGGGCGGTGAGGCGCTGGCGCTGGGGGGGCTGGTCGCAGATGCGGACGATGGGGCCGCGCGGATCGAGGTGGCCTTGACCTCGGGCGCGGCGGCCGAGGTGTTTGGCCGGATGATCGCCGCGCAAGGCGGCCCTTCGGATTTTCTGGAGCGGTGGCGCGACCGGCTGCCTGCGGCCCCGGTCGTGGCGGAATTGCGCGCGGACCGACCCGGCGTCGTGGCCCGGATCGACGCGCGCGCCTTGGGCGAGACGGTGGTGGACCTGGGCGGCGGACGCAGGCGCGAACATGATCGGATCGACCCGACCGTCGGCATCAGCCACCTGGCGCAACTGGGCGCCGTCGTGACCGAGGGGCAGCCCCTGGCCCGCATCCATGCCGCCGATAGCGACGCGGCAGAGGATGCGGCGGCGCAGGTGGCCCAGGCGATCGAAATGGCGCAGGGTGCCGTAACCCCGCCAACCCTGATCCAGGAGACGATCCGATGA
- a CDS encoding phosphopentomutase: MSRAFLVVMDSVGCGGAPDAVEFGDAGANTLAHIAQWVTQNRRNRQVHLPNLDNLGLGRAVTLASGEAAPGLDAEPEGAWGCATEISPGKDTPSGHWELSGLPVPWDWTYFPDTDPCFAPDLVAEVARLAGTDGILGNRHASGTNIIEEEAEAHIRTGWPICYTSVDSVFQIAAHEEHFGLQRLLDLCAALAPRLHEMRVGRVIARPFTGDGPWQRTSNRKDFAILPPADTLCDVVQRAGRRVHAIGKIGDIFSMRGIDSVVKGSDADLMAHLAAAVRDMPDGSLTFANFVEFDSLYGHRRDPLGYAEHLEWFDACLPPILSALRPDDVMIFTADHGNDPTWRGTDHTRERVPVVCAGIMGELGQLGFVDVAASICAHLGVPKVGPGRSFL, translated from the coding sequence ATGAGCCGCGCCTTTCTTGTTGTCATGGATTCCGTTGGCTGTGGCGGGGCCCCAGATGCGGTTGAATTCGGGGATGCGGGGGCAAACACACTTGCCCATATCGCACAATGGGTCACTCAAAACCGCAGGAACAGGCAAGTCCACTTGCCCAATCTGGACAATCTGGGGCTTGGTCGCGCCGTAACGCTCGCCTCTGGTGAAGCGGCCCCGGGCCTGGATGCGGAGCCAGAGGGGGCCTGGGGGTGCGCCACCGAAATCAGCCCCGGTAAGGACACGCCGTCGGGGCACTGGGAATTGTCGGGCCTGCCTGTTCCCTGGGACTGGACCTATTTTCCCGACACCGATCCCTGCTTTGCGCCGGACCTCGTGGCAGAGGTGGCGCGGCTGGCGGGGACCGACGGCATCCTAGGCAACCGCCATGCCTCGGGCACCAACATCATCGAGGAAGAGGCAGAGGCGCATATCCGCACGGGTTGGCCGATCTGCTATACGTCCGTCGACAGCGTGTTCCAGATTGCGGCCCACGAAGAGCATTTTGGCTTGCAACGCCTGCTGGACCTTTGCGCCGCGCTGGCCCCGCGTCTGCATGAGATGCGGGTCGGCCGCGTGATCGCGCGGCCTTTCACGGGGGACGGGCCGTGGCAGCGCACGTCCAACCGCAAGGATTTCGCAATCTTGCCGCCGGCAGACACGCTATGCGATGTTGTGCAACGGGCGGGACGCCGGGTGCATGCGATCGGCAAGATCGGCGACATCTTTTCCATGCGGGGCATCGACAGCGTGGTCAAAGGGTCGGATGCGGATCTGATGGCCCATCTGGCCGCAGCCGTCCGCGACATGCCCGATGGCTCGCTCACCTTCGCGAATTTCGTCGAATTCGACAGTCTTTATGGCCACCGACGTGATCCGCTGGGCTATGCCGAACATCTGGAATGGTTCGACGCCTGCCTGCCACCGATCCTGTCGGCGCTGCGGCCCGATGACGTGATGATCTTTACGGCGGACCATGGCAATGACCCGACCTGGCGCGGGACGGATCACACCCGCGAACGGGTCCCCGTCGTCTGCGCCGGCATCATGGGAGAGCTGGGGCAGCTTGGCTTTGTCGACGTCGCGGCCAGCATCTGCGCCCATCTGGGCGTGCCCAAAGTCGGACCGGGGAGGAGTTTTCTATGA